In Candidatus Cloacimonadota bacterium, the following proteins share a genomic window:
- a CDS encoding radical SAM protein, translated as MKYLFGPVPSRRLGISLGVDLVPHKVCSLDCVYCEVGKTTLLSIERREYVPIEEVIAELDAYLANKPELDFITFSGQGEPTLNSGLGRVLDHIKDNYPIYKVAILSNGTMFWDAPLRKEVMRADVILPDLDAVSQDVFVKINRPHAGLDISKVIQGLKDLRSEFSGKIWMEVFLVPGINDSPAELEHIRTELLAISPDRVQLNSLDRPGTETWVKAIPRSRLLEIVEYFKPLVVEIVANPRSRKTIPSFSTRIEQQILATIKRRPCTDQDLCQILSLHKNELNKYLSVLLETNRIESIEMERGNFFKIKK; from the coding sequence ATGAAATATCTATTTGGACCGGTTCCTTCACGCCGTTTGGGCATATCATTGGGCGTGGATTTGGTGCCTCACAAAGTCTGTAGTCTCGATTGTGTTTACTGTGAAGTAGGCAAGACCACTCTGCTTAGTATAGAGCGTCGGGAATATGTTCCCATCGAAGAAGTGATAGCAGAATTGGATGCTTATTTGGCAAACAAACCCGAGCTGGATTTCATTACTTTTTCAGGCCAAGGTGAGCCTACTCTAAACAGCGGGTTGGGACGAGTGCTGGACCACATCAAAGACAATTATCCCATATATAAAGTAGCGATACTTAGCAATGGCACCATGTTCTGGGATGCACCTCTGCGAAAAGAAGTAATGAGGGCGGACGTAATATTACCCGATCTTGATGCTGTATCGCAAGATGTGTTCGTGAAAATCAACCGACCTCATGCAGGATTGGACATTTCTAAAGTGATTCAGGGGCTGAAGGATCTCAGGTCAGAGTTTTCAGGAAAGATCTGGATGGAAGTATTTTTGGTTCCTGGAATAAACGATAGTCCAGCAGAATTGGAGCACATCAGAACAGAGCTTCTTGCCATTTCTCCGGACAGAGTTCAGTTGAACAGCCTCGATCGTCCCGGTACGGAAACCTGGGTAAAAGCCATACCACGATCCAGACTTCTAGAGATAGTCGAATACTTCAAACCTCTGGTGGTGGAAATAGTCGCCAATCCACGGAGTCGCAAGACCATTCCCAGTTTTAGCACTAGAATTGAGCAGCAAATACTCGCTACGATCAAACGTCGCCCCTGCACGGATCAAGATCTCTGTCAGATTCTTTCACTGCATAAAAACGAACTGAACAAATACCTTAGTGTACTGCTGGAAACCAATCGGATAGAATCAATCGAGATGGAGCGGGGTAACTTCTTCAAGATCAAAAAGTGA